DNA sequence from the Vicia villosa cultivar HV-30 ecotype Madison, WI linkage group LG3, Vvil1.0, whole genome shotgun sequence genome:
TTTTAACACATATGTGGTTAGATTCGTTGAGGATTTTCATGAAAAGACAAAGCTTACTAAAGCGTGCACTTCATCTTTCCTAGCTCTAATCCCGAAGGTTAAAAATCCATAACTTTTATCAGAGTATAGGCCAATATGCCTAGTTGATAACTTGCACAAGTTGTCATCCAAACTTTTGGCGGCTAGACTTAAGAAAGTTATTGGTAACATTGTTTCGGAAAATCAATCAGCTTTTATCCCGATGAGAAGCATTATGGATGGGGTTTTGATTAATGAGATTTTGGATACTACAAAACGTGAGAATAAAAGTTGTATGATTTTCAAAGTGGACTTTGAAAAAACCTATGATTGTGTGAGCTAGAATTTTTTGAGGTATTTATTAACAAAGATGAGATTTGGTGATAGATGATTAAGATGGCTGGAAGGTTGTGTGTTCTCGTGTACAATGTAGGTCTTAGTCAACAAAAGCACAACGAAGGATTTTAAAGTGGAGAGAGGTCTCCGTCAAGGAGACCctatttctttgtttttgttcgtTTTAGTCACGAAGGCTTTAACTTGTCTTATGAATAAGGCAGTGGAGGAATGGGACTTTCGGAGATTCAAACTCAATGTGGAGAAGGAAGTAAATATGTTGTAATTTATGGACGATACGATTATTATGGCGGATGGTAGTAGTGACAAGCTTTGGAGTATGAAAGTGATTCTTAGGGGTTTGAAATGATATCAGAAATTGAAGATTAATTTTCACAAAAGTAAGCTCTACGGTATTCATGTGGGAGAGTGGTTCTTGAATTTCACCTGGGTTTTCTTATCTTTCAATATTTATAGCCTTCCTTTTAAATTCTTAGGTGTTAAAGTGGTAGATAGCCCTAGGAATTTATTTATATGGATGGACTTGATCAACCATTTTAAGAATAGGTTGGCCTGGTGGAAAGGTAAATATCTCAATATTGCAGGTCGTGTAGTGTTGATTAACTCCGTGTTTAACATTATTCCTATTTATAATTTATCCTTCTATAAAGCGCCCTTTAAGGTCTTAAGGGAGATATGTAGTATCCAAAGTAATTTCTTGTGGAATGGTTGCGAGAGTAAGAGAAAaattcattgggtgaagtggagTTTTGTGGGCACTTTGAGTGATAGAGGGGGGGTCTTGGTGTGAAATATGTCGAGGTGATGAATGTGGCGCTATTGAacaaatggaagtggaggattttGAAAGACCACATTGCGGCTTGGAGAACTATCATAAGAAGTCGATACAAGAATATTGAGAACAATGTTCTTGTTGGAGGCAGTTCGATTTTGAATAATAGCAATTCAGTTTAGTGGAGAAATTTACTGCTTTCTAATTCTTCCATCATTCCTATTGAGAATGAGTTCTCTAGTGTTGTTCATTGAATTGTGGGTTACGGAATTGGTACAACTTTTTAGCATTCCAAGTGGGTATGCAACCAGCCACTGCAGGAGGCATTTCCAGAATTATTTGAGCAGGCCTTTAACTCCGACTGTTGTGTGGCTGAAATAGGTGCGCCGGAGGGTTCGATTTGGAAATGGGATTTATGGAAGATTGCACTTGTTCAGATAGAATTTGGAATAAGGTTTATGAGTGGATGGGAACTCTAGTGGATTTATCTTTAGGAAAATTTGTAGATTTCTTTTCCAAATGTGACAAGATGAAGTGTTCTTCTCAAAGGACTATCATAGCGGTTATTTGAATAGCTACGGTTTAGAGCCTTTGGCTTATGCGAAATGTCATTATATGATTTCATTTTTTATGATTGCATGTTGACAATTGTTATGAGGGCGTGGAAGTGGTTTTATTCCTTTCATAAAAAAGCTTACTTATGTAAATTTTATTATTAGAATATTCTACCACTCCTCTGTTTCAAAAAGTGAAGGTTTTCTGAGTTATTCTTTCAAatggagtatcccttatactcctctttaatagaattattgtttattaaaaaaaagaataatcattattatatgaaaaagagaaattataaaagattttataaaattagttttcatgaaatatatgaaaaatacaaatttaaagaaTTAAAAGAATGAGATTAATTTCACACAATTGTTTTCTCTAAAactatttataattataaaaatggaGGGAGTATAATTTAGTATCATGATGATATGAATTTGTCCACTTTATACTGTAAGTCATTTTGAGTAAAAGTGAAAACTTGATAAGAatacttttataaaatattactcCCATAAGTTACCCTTATgtttattttcatttcatttaAACATTTGATTAGAgtagttttataaaattattttttcttttgttcgtATATTTTTCTTAATCAGTAAGATATGATGAAATCCTTATGAAAATGATGAGAAAAGCTATTGACTGTGAAATAAATAGAGTAGTTTTTTTTGACCAAGGGAAAAGTAGTACTAGTAGCTACTATAGTTATAGAATTTGGTTGAAGTGAATTAATTACACAAGTTGAGTTGTCAAATAAAACAAGGACATTTATCTACCCTAGAGTACAACGTTATTATACCCCTCCTCAATCTCATCAATAAATAGAACAAGACCACACTATACCTCATTTACTCTTCACCCTCTCCACACCAATTTAAAACGCCTCTTCTCTTCGATCACATTTCACACCCTAACAAAAAAGATGAAACACCAAACATTCACATGCCTCTGTGTTCTGGCCCTTACCATCATAGTCTGTTCCAATGTATCAAACGCAGCTGAAGACTTGTCCAAGACATGTGGCCAGGTGGTCTCAAAGGTGATTCCGTGTTTGGACTTTGCGACGGGGAAAGCACCGACGCCGAAGAAGGAATGCTGTGATGCAGCGAAGAGTATTAAGGATACGGATCCGGAGTGTCTGTGCTATATCATTCAGCAGACTCATAAGGGGAGTCCTGAAAGTAAGAGCATGGGGATTCAGGAGGATAAGCTTCTTCAACTTCCTGGTGTTTGTGGTGTGAAAGCTAACATCTCTGATTGTCCTAGTAAGTTTTTCTTTTCCAACACGCAGTActgttttttattggttgaaattcaCGTGTTTTCTGTTCATGTGGTTTGTTTTGTTTTCACGATGAGTTTGTATTAGACGTGTAAAACCCTCTCTAAAACGCGTGATGTTTTG
Encoded proteins:
- the LOC131661536 gene encoding non-specific lipid transfer protein GPI-anchored 1-like produces the protein MKHQTFTCLCVLALTIIVCSNVSNAAEDLSKTCGQVVSKVIPCLDFATGKAPTPKKECCDAAKSIKDTDPECLCYIIQQTHKGSPESKSMGIQEDKLLQLPGVCGVKANISDCPKLLGLSPSSPDAAIFKNVSKINPPSSAASSTGTPATPTPSGSHKLRPVMMGEVMMATLAFVLAAVPTGLISIKL